The following are encoded in a window of Anopheles stephensi strain Indian chromosome X, UCI_ANSTEP_V1.0, whole genome shotgun sequence genomic DNA:
- the LOC118505432 gene encoding uncharacterized protein LOC118505432, whose amino-acid sequence MLCAQFKIVLCLIQLLAMKVSHSVLGLESVHIQVPVAVLVGTSATLVCECDLPDEDLYSVKWYKGKHEFFRYTSKEIPSIKIFPKAGISVNVNLSNASHLVLVNVEPQSSGKYSCEITEAAPSFHTKIATRTMNVVDLPTGEPQIVDMKSYYGAEEFLEVECRAGPSLPAPKLEWFVNDLPVRQPLQAPSRLEFATQPTSSSKPSSSGSRKKQSAKSSLHQPSTVPSTGELESRENDLEDGTARGGPSSTTGRPLAGVAGSTTTQDPPPTTGNGTSGEQRKGAGRYELSVSRLKLLLEHGHFHNGKLKVECAAHIFDLYRHSTVAVADENYPQVRVLSNSDNGVHFSFMSDKDEASSSASASSSVLAVLYPGTLVRLFDAAGGWLFATVPRYLEKVDRDGDSIAIVDTGQTTGADKIGAIVARYTSATVGRCLTQLTGWFF is encoded by the exons ATGTTATGTGCTCAGTTTAAAATCGTCCTTTGCCTTATACAGCTGCTGGCAATGAAAG TGTCCCACAGCGTGCTCGGGCTGGAGAGTGTCCACATACAGGTGCCGGTAGCGGTACTGGTCGGTACGAGTGCGACGCTGGTCTGCGAGTGTGACCTACCGGACGAGGATCTCTACTCGGTCAAGTGGTACAAGGGCAAGCACGAGTTTTTTCGCTACACCTCCAAAGAGATACCGTCGATTAAAATCTTCCCCAAGGCGGGCATCAGTGTGAAT GTAAACCTATCGAACGCGAGCCACCTGGTGCTGGTGAACGTGGAACCACAGAGCAGTGGCAAGTATAGCTGCGAAATCACCGAGGCAGCACCCTCGTTCCACACGAAGATTGCCACGCGCACGATGAACGTGGTCGATCTGCCCACCGGCGAGCCGCAGATCGTGGACATGAAGTCCTACTACGGTGCGGAAGAATTCCTGGAGGTTGAGTGCCGTGCCGGCCCATCGTTGCCCGCACCGAAGCTCGAGTGGTTCGTGAACGATCTGCCGGTGCGGCAACCGCTGCAAGCACCTTCCCGGTTGGAGTTCGCGACCCAGCCGACCAGCAGTAGCAAACCTAGCAGTAGCGGTAGTAGGAAAAAACAATCAGCCAAGTCTTCCTTGCACCAGCCATCAACGGTGCCGTCCACCGGTGAGCTGGAGTCGCGCGAAAACGATCTCGAGGACGGCACCGCCCGTGGCGGCCCGTCATCGACCACCGGCAGGCCACTGGCCGGGGTCGCCGGCAGCACCACGACCCAGGACCCACCGCCAACCACCGGCAACGGCACATCCGGCGAGCAACGGAAAGGTGCCGGACGGTACGAGCTTTCCGTGTCCCGACTGAAGCTGCTGCTCGAGCACGGACACTTCCACAACGGCAAGCTAAAG GTGGAGTGTGCTGCCCACATCTTCGACCTGTACCGGCACTCGACGGTAGCTGTGGCAGACGAGAACTATCCCCAGGTGCGCGTGCTCTCCAACAGCGATAATGGTGTACACTTTTCCTTCATGAGCGACAAGGACGAAG CGTCATCTTCGGCCTCTGCGTCCAGTTCGGTGTTGGCAGTCCTGTATCCAGGGACGTTGGTGCGTCTGTTCGATGCTGCCGGTGGCTGGTTGTTTGCGACCGTTCCACGCTATCTGGAGAAGGTGGACCGAGATGGAGATTCGATAGCGATTGTGGACACTGGACAGACGACCGGTGCTGATAAAATTGGTGCGATTGTGGCGCGCTATACTTCGGCCACCGTTGGCCGTTGCCTGACACAGCTGACTGGGTGGTTCTTTTAA